A single window of Aspergillus puulaauensis MK2 DNA, chromosome 5, nearly complete sequence DNA harbors:
- a CDS encoding uncharacterized protein (SECRETED:SignalP(1-18)) has translation MKFSVFTALATLAALTSAFDVSVTFYGENNEESYSLLVPTDRTQVQIDNPLVVHRVTSPGGGFCTFVGVDGESVVIYAEDEKFLKTPQAIKWGSCGNN, from the exons ATGAAGTTCTCCGTGTTTACCGCGCTTGCCACCCTCGCTGCCCTGACCAGCGCCTTCGACGTCTCGGTCACCTTCTACGGCGAGAACAACGAAGAATCTTACAGCCTCTTGGTTCCAACTGACAGGACCCAAGTTCAAATCG ATAACCCCCTAGTCGTTCACCGCGTCACCTCGCCCGGCGGCGGCTTCTGTACCTTTGTGGGTGTCGACGGCGAGAGTGTTGTTATCTatgcggaggatgagaagttCCTTAAGACGCCGCAGGCGATCAAGTGGGGGAGTTGTGGAAATAACTAA
- a CDS encoding uncharacterized protein (COG:G,M;~EggNog:ENOG410PKT0;~InterPro:IPR036291,IPR008030;~PFAM:PF13460,PF05368), with product MPRIGVFPAAGGLGSSIVKHLLNLVPASQLVLIARKPESLSKEAAAGATVRHANYDDPSTLDQAFDGVDVLMLISYASFEIEHRFNAHKKAITAAQKSGVKHIFYSSLAFAGNYTNDSVAHVMGAHLQTEKFLSELDTPLTYTSIREGLYSESFPIYTSWFDLRNPKSEITIPHDGSGPGVAWVKRDELGEASAKLIVDYATSTGGNVAEDFPYVNKIVLLTGPRVVSLKETAEVLGRVSGKDVTIRQISVDEYAKLPHEGKHTYHGVDLAKEWTSAWEAIRRGETAVVTPTLGEILKREPEDYETTIRGLL from the exons ATGCCAAGAATCGGTGTTTTCCCCGCCGCCGGCGGCCTGGGATCCAGCATCGTCAAGCACCTCCTTAATCTCGTCCCCGCATCCCAGCTCGTCCTGATCGCGCGAAAGCCCGAGTCTCTATCAAAGgaagctgctgccggtgccaCAGTCCGTCACGCAAACTATGATGACCCCTCAACACTAGACCAGGCATTTGACGGCGTCGACGTTCTAATGCTCATCTCCTATGCCTCTTTCGAGATCGAGCATCGATTTAAT GCACACAAAAAAGCTATTACGGCGGCTCAAAAGTCCGGCGTAAAGCACATCTTCTactcctccctcgccttcgcaGGGAACTACACCAACGACTCCGTCGCGCACGTCATGGGCGCGCATCTCCAGACAGAGAAATTCCTTTCTGAACTTGACACTCCCCTGACGTATACTTCTATACGCGAGGGACTGTACTCGGAATCGTTCCCGATTTATACCTCGTGGTTTGATTTGAGGAATCCGAAGAGCGAGATTACCATCCCGCATGATGGGTCCGGGCCTGGCGTGGCCTGGGTGAAGAGGGATGAGCTGGGCGAGGCGAGTGCGAAGTTGATTGTCGATTATGCAACGAGTACAGGAGGGAATGTTGCGGAGGATTTCCCGTATGTTAATAAGATTGTGCTCCTCACGGGCCCGAGGGTTGTGAGTTTGAAGGAGACCGCGGAGGTGCTGGGAAGGGTCTCCGGGAAGGATGTGACTATTCGGCAGATCAGTGTTGATGAGTATGCGAAGCTGCCGCATGAAGGGAAACATACGTATCATGGGGTGGATTTGGCGAAGGAATGGACGAGTGCTTGGGAGGCTATCAGGCGTGGTGAGACGGCGGTTGTTACGCCGACTTTGGGTGAGATATTGAAGAGGGAGCCTGAGGACTATGAGACTACTATTCGAGGGTTGCTCTAG